A DNA window from Brassica napus cultivar Da-Ae chromosome A4, Da-Ae, whole genome shotgun sequence contains the following coding sequences:
- the LOC125607877 gene encoding uncharacterized protein LOC125607877 translates to MIMTARVSSGDFRVLGVEAQDATMEDIGEKGRPPGDPPDAPGSWVRKVVGCNEGGMPVPEEVVDAEFVESRLRLEFPNGEDGEPVITIGEEVLTAMNSLWKRCMIVRVLGRNVPLLSLTRKLKELWKPNGSMFVMDLPRNFFMVRFESEEEYMNALSGGPWRAFGSYLMVQAWTPDFDPLRDEIVTTPVWVRLSHIPVNFYHKTILMGIAKGLGRPIKVDLTTLKFERARFARICVEVNLNKPLKGTVMINGERYCVSYEGISTICSTCGMYGHLAHACPRKMVERALATVPTPVTTTQEMGDARMEVEFTEVRLARKKSEQQRSVGGSMRNDDGRDSVGGKLTGGE, encoded by the coding sequence ATGATaatgacggctagggtttcgaGTGgcgattttagggttttgggcGTGGAAGCACAAGACGCTACCATGGAAGACATCGGAGAGAAGGGGAGGCCACCAGGAGATCCGCCTGACGCTCCAGGCTCTTGGGTGAGGAAAGTTGTAGGGTGTAATGAAGGAGGGATGCCGGTGCCGGAGGAAGTGGTGGATGCAGAGTTTGTGGAGTCGAGACTGCGATTAGAGTTCCCGAACGGAGAGGATGGAGAGCCAGTTATAACAATAGGAGAAGAAGTACTGACGGCTATGAACAGTCTGTGGAAGAGATGCATGATTGTTAgggttttggggaggaacgttCCTTTGTTGAGTCTAACTCGAAAGCTGAAGGAGTTGTGGAAGCCGAATGGATCGATGTTTGTCATGGACCTACCTAGGAACTTCTTTATGGTGCGCTTTGAGTCAGAAGAGGAGTACATGAATGCTTTATCGGGTGGCCCATGGAGGGCGTTTGGGAGCTATCTTATGGTACAAGCATGGACCCCTGATTTTGATCCATTGAGAGATGAGATTGTTACTACGCCGGTTTGGGTTCGCTTGTCACATATTCCAGTCAACTTCTACCACAAGACGATATTGATGGGTATAGCTAAGGGGTTGGGGCGACCGATAAAGGTTGACTTGACGACTTTGAAATTCGAAAGAGCGAGATTTGCGAGAATATGTGTTGAGGTGAATCTCAATAAGCCTTTAAAAGGGACAGTGATGATCAATGGCGAGAGATATTGTGTATCGTATGAAGGGATTTCAACGATCTGCTCAACATGCGGTATGTATGGACACTTAGCTCATGCATGCCCACGAAAGATGGTGGAGAGAGCTCTAGCTACTGTGCCTACTCCAGTGACCACAACGCAGGAGATGGGAGATGCAAGGATGGAGGTGGAATTTACTGAAGTGAGACTGGCGAGGAAAAAGTCAGAGCAACAAAGATCAGTAGGAGGTTCCATGCGTAATGATGATGGAAGGGACAGCGTGGGAGGCAAGTTAACGGGGGGGGAATAG